The Columba livia isolate bColLiv1 breed racing homer chromosome 2, bColLiv1.pat.W.v2, whole genome shotgun sequence genome includes the window AGGCTGGTGGGCAGGCGGTGGGCTGGCCAGAGGGCTGAGCAGAGGCCTCTCCAGAGGGTCCGTCAGGGGGTCCCTCCAGGGACTGGCCAGGTGACAGTCCTCTGAAGGCTCCTTGGAATTCTCTGGAGAGCTCTGCTCAGGTGTCTCCATGGGGCTCATCTGCAGCCAGGGGGCCATGTCTGTTGCCCCAGTGCCCTGCATCTCCTGAGGAGCTAGTGAGGGGGAAGCTGCTGCCACCCCCGAGAAGGGGTCGGTGTCCCCCAGCGTGGCAGCTGCCAGGTGGTCTTCAGGGCAGTCGGCCTCCGGCCCGTACTCCCAGAAGTGAGGGACTTCAgtggcagggatgctgctggccaGGCTGTCATGGCCATTGGGGAAGGTGGTGTAGCTTTTGAGGAGCATCTCCACTGCCACCTGCTCCTCTGTGCAGCCGCCCTCTGCCCTGTACACCAAGAGGTAGGGGAGCTTGTTGAGGGAGGTGGTCAAATGTGGTATGTGGAGGACATCGGGGATGGTGTCCTCACCATCCCTCAGTCCCTCCCCCCGACTCCATTGGCTCCATGGGCCAGCTGCCCTCTGCAACATACTTGGCCAAGTCAGGGAGCTCATTGAGCACCTCAGTGGTCATGCCTGGGCCATCGGTGGTAAGGCCACTGTCCTCGCTGTCCCCAAGCGGTGCAGGTGCCACCTGGTCCTGGGTGCTCTCAGCCGCGTACTCCCAGAACCCATCGAGCTCCCTGAGGCTGTTGGGGAAATAAAGGCTGTCAGGGACGGTGTCCTTGCTGTCTCCCACCCCCACGGCCACCACTCAGTCCTTTGGGCAGCCACCCTTGGCCACATACTCGGAGAGGTCCAGGAGCTGGCTGAGGAAGGTGGGAGACTTGGGGATCTGGCCAGTGACATCGCCATCTTCCAGCCCCGCCACCGCCACTTGCTCTCTGTGGCTGGTGTCCTCTGCCCTGTACTCAGAGAGATTGGGGAGCTTGTTGAGGCAGGTGGTGGGTTTGTGGTGTCAGGGACATCGGGGATGGTGTCCTCGCTGTCCCTCAACCCCATTGCTCTCACTGCTTTGCGCAGCCGCCTCTGCCACGTACTCAGAGAGGTCGGGGAGCTCACTGAGGAAGGCCGCCAAGCCGGGGCTGTCGGAGACATCGGGCACACTGTTCCCGCAATCCGTGGTGTCAAACGCAGCGGACATGGCAACGGCCACAATGTCCTGTGCCGGCTCCAGACTGGCCTCTGCGCAGGTGGCTGGTTCCTGCTGGGGCTGATCCCCCGGACTctccagggctgcctgggtggCCACTGCTGCTGACAAAGCAAACGGAGCCACCCCAAGGCAGGTGATGCAGCTGTCCTCAGCTTGGCCACCCGCCCGCGGGCTCTGCTGCCCCCAGCACTCACCTGTAGGCTTCCCCATGGTTGTGCTGGCAGGTGCAGCCAGGGCAGGCTGGTGGGGGCTGGCAGTGGGAACGCCAAGCTCCCTGGCCACCCTGTCCTTGCCGGAGGCCTGTGCTGGCTTCTGGGCACTGCCAGGCTGGGTGTGGGGCACAGGGGGACCCTGCACCCGCTGAGCCACATGGCCACGGCGTGGTGGGtggctggggcaggcagggacgggcaggTGGCAGGAGCCCGTGGGGTACAGGGGCTGCCCCTGGACCACGGTCCCCGGCCCTAGTGccacgggctggtgtggcaccagtgtccccatcatcagctgctgtccccaggtgttAGATGGGGCaaaagcagcagggacagggagcaccTGGACCCCTTGGGCCAGCGGGACCTGCTGCACCCCTTGGGGGAGCTGGACTGGCTGCACCTCATGGAAAAGCTGCACCCCCTGGGGCAGGTGCACCAGCTGCACTCCCTCTTGGAACAGCAGGCCTTGGGGGAGCTGAACGTGCCGCATCCCCTGGACCAGCTGCACCCCTTGGGGGAACTCAACTGGCTGCACAGGTTGGGGGAGATGGGCTGGCTGAACCCCCTGGGACATCTGCACCCCCtgcgggagctgcagcagctgccccagggcccCCGGCACCTGCTGCCAGAGACCGCCCTGTCCCATCTGGGGTGTGACAGGGTGGAACTGGGCAGGCTGAGAGGATACCATCAGCCCTGAGACAGAGGCAGGGACCAGCGGTGCCATGGTGGGGCTGGCGAAGCTCATGGCTGGTGCCTGCGATGCCATTGGCTGGAGAAGGATCCTCTCTGTTGGGGGAAGCACAGCAATGTGAGGGGTTTAGTTTTCATACTACAACTTCCCATCTCAGTGATTTCCCATCCTACTGGTgatggcctggcctggcctggccagCGCTAAATGGTGGTTTCCCCTCCTGACGATGGTTTCCCAGTAATGAATTCTCAGCCTCATGATGGTTTCCCAGTTTCCCATCCTGAAGGTCTCCTGTCCCCACAATTTCCCATCCCACCtgtgagctgcttttttttttttttttttttgcgtggGTGGATTTCCTCACCCAATTAGTTGAAGTGAAAAGGGCTAAGAAGGAAAGGTGTTGCTTTTTCATCACCTATGGCTTTTctgtcctgattttttttttcatcaggaGGAGTACCTAGTGGCTAATTGGCCCGTGTTTGCCTCAGACCCACATGGTCATTTGCCCTGTGCACCCcacatgctgcttttcctgcaagTGGTGGGGACAGGGCAAGAATTGGCACCTCTGGTGTTCTGGCTTCTCATAAAGAGCAGCCTGACAGAATTTGTCCTGGTGTCCAAAGTGCTTCCAGCCCGGTGATGAATCTCCCATCACACCCAATGGAGCCCATCATTGGCGCTACACTGTGGCAGGGAAGCTCTGAAACCACCCCAGGTTTCAGGTCCTGATCAGTCACCTGTCTCAGCCACGGCAGTCAAACTGGATGAGGGTGGACAAGGATGGAtgacgaggaggaggaggacagacAATGATGAGGAGAacggatgaggaggaggaggatggaccAGGAGGACGGAGAACAAGGACggacaaggaggaggaggatggaccAGGAGGACGGATGAGGACAGATGAGGATCGATGGGGACGAGGTTGGATGAGGTTGGCTTGGTCTGCTGCTTCTCACAGTGACGGACTGGAGAGCACTGGGAAATCTGGCTAGACAGGTTGACTGTCAGATGCCAGATGGCCATGGGGACGGCGTGGGGTCGTCATGGCAACACACAGTGACATCAGAGAGGCATTGGGAGCCTGGGTGATGTCACCTGTTCTGTGGTGTCACcgctgctctggagctggggaTGTCCAGCGGGGCTGTAGGGATATTGGCCCCTGAGGAGAAGCGGGAGAGAGTGGAGATCACAGCTCCACCTTACCGAATTTTCTGGAAGGTTTTCCACAGCTGTGTAGATGTGACTTGAATGAGAGCCttgcttcctcctgttccttcACACCAtcatgaaacagattttttgtttaggtttggttttctcctcttttgtCCTTTCCGTAGAACTAAAACACTCGAATCAGTCTGGGGCCGTGGCTGATGCAGCTGGGAGGAGCTTGTTTTGAGTACAGAGAAAGCTGGATTCCTCAGGTGTCTTTCTCCTTACTATcttacctgttttttttttttaatgatttgtgACCCTGACACCAGAAGATATGAGCAAGAAAGCCAGTGACtgtggaataaaaagaaaaaaagatctgtaAGCTCTGTAAGTTTATGAGCGTCTTCTTTTAGTCCTTACTCCATGTATTACCTCTATGTTTGTTTGACTCACATAAAGCACTTTACTCTCTAACCCCTGTTCTTCCTTTTAGCAGTAGCAGGATTCATGTCAGTGTCTCCCTGGGGTATTTtctagttttgctttctttccttgcctCTATCAATTGCTTTTAATGAGTATATTTGCtgtgaagatttttctctttttaagaaaactCTCTGCAAATTCCACATCAATCTGTCATATGCATAACACTGTCACAGGTGTAATGATGTCACCATAGGGTTTATTTAcatagagaaaattattttaatggtcTATACTGTTAGAGTGATGTTAACATGTCAATAAATGTTCCCATATAGCCACTATTTTCATAGAAGCagacctttcctttttctaggcCAGTTTACTGAGAAATGGATtaagtagaaaataaatgttagagCTACTTCTGATGGGAAGCTTTAGCAGCAAAGCTGATGTTGGGGACTTCAACAGTGAGTGAGCTCTCTGTGTCTCTCGGTACCTGCCATAGGGCTCAGGTGAGGCTGAAGATCAGCCCCTGACCTTAACAACAGGTCAGAGAGGATGTTTTCCATAACGGTTATCTTAGGAACACATCAAAATTTATCCTGAGGAGGCAGGCAAAAGCATTTGAAGTCTTTGGTCTTTCCATGACAATGAAACAGTTGTGGGGGGATGTATGTTTCTCCGTGTGGGCAACACCGACAAACTGGCATTGAAATACCTTTTCTCTTTGAGTGTTTTGCCATCATGTCTCTGTCCTCCAAGTGcctcttgttttttcttat containing:
- the LOC135578495 gene encoding uncharacterized protein LOC135578495; translation: MASQAPAMSFASPTMAPLVPASVSGLMVSSQPAQFHPVTPQMGQGGLWQQVPGALGQLLQLPQGVQMSQGVQPAHLPQPVQPVEFPQGVQLVQGMRHVQLPQGLLFQEGVQLVHLPQGVQLFHEVQPVQLPQGVQQVPLAQGVQVLPVPAAFAPSNTWGQQLMMGTLVPHQPVALGPGTVVQGQPLYPTGSCHLPVPACPSHPPRRGHVAQRVQGPPVPHTQPGSAQKPAQASGKDRVARELGVPTASPHQPALAAPASTTMGKPTGECWGQQSPRAGGQAEDSCITCLGVAPFALSAAVATQAALESPGDQPQQEPATCAEASLEPAQDIVAVAMSAAFDTTDCGNSVPDVSDSPGLAAFLSELPDLSEYVAEAAAQSSESNGVEGQRGHHPRCP